The DNA segment GCGCGCGCGTTCCCGTCCGCGCTCACCCAGCGGCCGATCCTGGTGGGCGGCGCCGGCTTCTATCCTCAGGAGCTGATGGTGCCGGTGGTGGGCCTGACCCTCATGGTTCTCGTGCAGGTCTTCTATCACCGCACGCCGTACGGCCGGCAGCTCAAGGCGGTGGCCTGGAACGCCGAGGCGGCCGGCCTCATGGGCATCCACATCGAGCGCGCGGTCATGGCCGCCTACGCGCTGTCCGCGGTGCTGGCCGGCGTGGCGGGCGTGCTCCTGGCTCCGCTGCTGAACGTGGCGCCCACCATGGGGACGATCATCGGGCTGAAGGCCTTCGCGGTCGCGATCATCGGCGGCCTCGGCTCGGCACCCGGCATCGTCGTCGCGGGACTGGGCTACGGCGTGCTCGAGGCCTTCGTGGCCGGCTACGTCTCCACCGGGGCGCGCGAGATCGTGGGCTTCGCCCTGGTGATCGCGGTGCTGGTGGCGCGGCCCTGGGGACTGCTCGGCCAGCCGCCCGCGAGGCGCGTGTGACTCCGCGCGTGGGCTGGGCGCTGGCGGCCGCCGCGGCGCTCGCGCTGCCCGCCCTGACCGCCAACACGTACTATCTCTACCTCGCGTGCAGCATCGGCCTGCTGACCATCGTCACCGCCGGACTCAACGTGCTCGCCGGATTCACCGGCCAGATCTCCCTCGGGCACGCCGGCTTCTACGCGCTCGGGGCGTACGCGGCGGGCCTGGCCGCCACCCGGCTCGCGGCCCCGCGCTGGGCGGCGGCGATCGCCGCGGTGCTGGTGGCCGCGGTCCTCGGGGCCGCGGTGGCCTCGGCGGCGCTGCGCGTGTCCGGGCCCTACCTCGCGATGGTGACCATCGCCTTCGGCATCATCGTGGAGCACGTGCTGGTGGAGTGGGTGTCGGTGACCGGCGGGCCGGGGGGCATCTTCAACATCCCGAAGCTGTCGGTGGGCGGCTCCTACTGGCTGATCGCCGCGGTGGCCGCCGTCGCGCTCTGGCTCACCGCGAATCTCAGGGGCTCGGCGTGGGGACGCGCGATGCTCGCGGTGAAGAGCAGCGAGGTGGCCGCGGAGTCGCTCGGGCTGTCGGCCTACTTCATCCGCATCACCGCCTTCACGATCTCGGCCGCGCTCGCGGGGCTGGCCGGCGCGTTGTTCACGTTCCTCAACGGCTACATCTCGCCCGACAGCTTCACGCTGCAGACCTCCATCGTCTTCCTGCTCGCCCTGCTCTTCGGGGGTCTCGGCAGCCTCGCCGGGCCGCTCGTCGGCGCAACCGCGCTGACCGTGCTGCCGGAGCTGCTCACCGGGCTGGCCGACTACCGGCTGATCCTGTACGGCTCGCTCCTGCTGATCTCGATCTACTGGCTGCCCGCCGGCGTGGTGGGCGCGATCGCCGGTCGCGGCCGTGCGCGGACGGCGCCGGCCGACATCGCCGCGGACTCCGTCGCCGCCGTCGAGCCCGCGGCCGCCGGTGCCGGTGCCCCGCCGGCATCGGAGCCGGGGGCCCTGCTCGGGATCGAGCGGATCGGCGTCTCGTTCGGCGGCGTGGTGGCCCTCACGGAGGTGACGCTGTCGGTCCCGTCGCGGCACATCGTGGCCGTGATCGGACCCAATGGGGCGGGCAAGACCACCCTGCTCAACCTGATCACCGGGTACTATCGTCCCGACTCGGGCGAGATCCGTCTCGGCGGCGAGGCGATCACCGGGCTGCCGCCCTACGCCATCGCCCGTCGGGGCGTGGCACGCACGTTCCAGACCGCGCAGCCCTTCGACGATCTCACCGTGGTGGACAACGTCATGGTCGGCGTGGCCGGACCCCGGCTCGGCGGCCTCGCGGGAGCCCTGCTCGGCCTGCCGGGTCGCCGCCGCCGCGAGCGGGAGCTGCGCCGGCGGGCGCAGGCCTGGCTCGCGATGCTCGGGCTGGCGGCCCGGGCCGAGGAGCCGGCGGCGTCCCTGCCCGCCGGCCTGCGCCGGTCACTCGAGATCGCCCGCGCGCTGGCCACGCAGCCGCGGCTGCTCCTGCTCGACGAGCCTGCGGCCGGGCTCGCGCCGATCGAGATCGAGACGCTGGACCGGCGGCTCACCGCCTTGCGCGAGCAGGCCGGCCCGGCCATCGTGCTGGTCGAGCACCACATGGAGCTGGTGATGGCGATCTCCGATCGGATCGCCGTGCTGGACTACGGCCGCGTCATCGCGAGCGGCAGCCCGGCGGCGGTGCGCGAGAACCCGGCGGTGATCGAGGCCTACCTGGGGGTCCCGGCGTGAGCGCGCTCACCGTCTCCGGTCTCTCGGTAGCCTGCGGCGGGGCCACCGTGCTCCACGACGTGTCGCTCGAGGTACGCGCCGGCGAGATCGTCAGCGTGGTCGGCGGCAATGGCGCGGGCAAGACCACGCTGCTCAAGACGGTGGCGGGCGTGCTGCGCCCGGCGGCCGGGCGCATCGCGGTGGGTGACGAGGCGATCGGCGGGCGGCCGTCCTGGGAGGTCGCGCGCCGCGGCGTGGTGCTGGTGCCCGAGGGGCGCGGCATCTTCGGCGACCAGAGCGTGCGTGACAACCTGCTGCTGGGCGCGGTGGCCCGTCGAGCCGCACG comes from the Candidatus Methylomirabilota bacterium genome and includes:
- a CDS encoding branched-chain amino acid ABC transporter permease, with protein sequence WATSRTMNFSQGHAVMVGAVVAWAVVVALGWPLAVGLLVTLLALAAFGIVVERVAVRPFFRTASPAWLLSTIACGIIAENVAQLLFGKDARAFPSALTQRPILVGGAGFYPQELMVPVVGLTLMVLVQVFYHRTPYGRQLKAVAWNAEAAGLMGIHIERAVMAAYALSAVLAGVAGVLLAPLLNVAPTMGTIIGLKAFAVAIIGGLGSAPGIVVAGLGYGVLEAFVAGYVSTGAREIVGFALVIAVLVARPWGLLGQPPARRV
- a CDS encoding branched-chain amino acid ABC transporter ATP-binding protein/permease, producing the protein MTPRVGWALAAAAALALPALTANTYYLYLACSIGLLTIVTAGLNVLAGFTGQISLGHAGFYALGAYAAGLAATRLAAPRWAAAIAAVLVAAVLGAAVASAALRVSGPYLAMVTIAFGIIVEHVLVEWVSVTGGPGGIFNIPKLSVGGSYWLIAAVAAVALWLTANLRGSAWGRAMLAVKSSEVAAESLGLSAYFIRITAFTISAALAGLAGALFTFLNGYISPDSFTLQTSIVFLLALLFGGLGSLAGPLVGATALTVLPELLTGLADYRLILYGSLLLISIYWLPAGVVGAIAGRGRARTAPADIAADSVAAVEPAAAGAGAPPASEPGALLGIERIGVSFGGVVALTEVTLSVPSRHIVAVIGPNGAGKTTLLNLITGYYRPDSGEIRLGGEAITGLPPYAIARRGVARTFQTAQPFDDLTVVDNVMVGVAGPRLGGLAGALLGLPGRRRRERELRRRAQAWLAMLGLAARAEEPAASLPAGLRRSLEIARALATQPRLLLLDEPAAGLAPIEIETLDRRLTALREQAGPAIVLVEHHMELVMAISDRIAVLDYGRVIASGSPAAVRENPAVIEAYLGVPA